A stretch of Lathyrus oleraceus cultivar Zhongwan6 chromosome 6, CAAS_Psat_ZW6_1.0, whole genome shotgun sequence DNA encodes these proteins:
- the LOC127095807 gene encoding uncharacterized protein LOC127095807 translates to MASLFRKCREAVKTLAKRPSLTKDPRQLQFEADVNRLFLYSSYNQLGKSAMNQMLKRLLKKPYAFGAAGPQTRPLSQAEVSQKLKDQLGYTLNIKPSQIPHKDAGQGLFLDGAVDVGSVVAFYPGVVYSPAYYRYIPGYPKVGAQNPYLITRYDGNVINAQPWGSGGDKRELWNGRNAVEVKPDTKVAEKGSDRVWKVLSKPLVGKGDNSEVIERRNPLALAHFANHPSKGVLPNVTICPELISMISQAKFRLIKFRNPN, encoded by the exons ATGGCATCTTTGTTCCGCAAATGTCGAGAGGCTGTGAAAACCCTTGCAAAACGACCTTCTTTGACTAAGGATCCGAGACAGTTGCAATTTGAAGCTGATGTTAACCGCTTGTTCCTTTATTCTAGTTATAATCAATTGGGGAAAAGTGCGATGAATCAGATGCTGAAAAGATTATTGAAAAAGCCA TATGCTTTTGGAGCAGCTGGCCCTCAAACAAGACCATTAAGCCAAGCCGAAGTTTCTCAGAAATTAAAAGATCAACTTGGCTACACACTCAATATTAAACCTTCTCAAATACCTCACAAGGATGCTGGTCAGGGTCTTTTCTTAGACGGTGCAGTGGATGTTGGTTCTGTGGTGGCCTTTTATCCTGGTGTGGTATACTCTCCGGCTTATTATCGCTACATTCCAGGGTATCCAAAGGTTGGTGCGCAGAACCCTTATTTGATTACTAGATATGATGGGAATGTAATCAATGCTCAACCTTGGGGTTCTGGAGGGGACAAAAGAGAACTGTGGAACGGTAGAAATGCCGTAGAAGTGAAGCCTGATACGAAAGTAGCAGAAAAAGGTTCAGACAGGGTCTGGAAAGTGCTGAGTAAGCCTTTGGTAGGGAAAGGAGACAACAGTGAAGTAATTGAGCGCCGAAATCCATTAGCATTGGCTCATTTTGCGAATCACCCTTCAAAAGGAGTGCTACCGAATGTCACAATCTGCCCCGAACTTATTTCCATGATAAGTCAAGCAAAGTTTCGGTTGATCAAATTCAGGAATCCAAACTAA